The DNA region CACGGTGGGGCCGGTCCAGCCCGGGCTGGGGTGCGCGGCGACCCCGACCGGCTTGTCGACGAGCACGATGTCCTCGTCGTCGTGGACGATCCGCATGCCCTCGACGTGCTCGGCGACGATCTGCACGGGGGCGGCGGGGGCGGGGATCTCGACCTCAAGCCAGGAACCGGCGGTGACCCGGTCCGACTTGCCGGCCACGGCACCGTCGAGCGTCACCTTCCCGTCGGCGGCCAACTCGGCGGCCTTCGTCCGGGAGAAGCCGAACATCCGGGCGAGGGCGGCGTCGAGACGCTCGCCTTCGAGGCCGTCGGGTACGGGGAGGCTGCGGATCTGCGCTGCGGTACTCACCCGTACGAGTATGCCGGACGCGGGGCCCGCCCCTTGCGCAGTCGGCTCCCGGCCCTACTCGGCCGGGTCCCCCTTGCTCCCCTTCTCCGCCTGCTGGTGGACGGTGCCGTCGGGGTTGCTGCCCCGGAAGGAGAGCAGGACGACCAGGATGCCGCCGCAGACGATCGCCGAGTCGGCGAGGTTGAAGACCGCGAAGTGCTGGACGGAGATGAAGTCCACCACGTGCCCGCGGAAGACGCCGGGCGAGCGGAACAACCGGTCGGTGAGGTTGCCGAGCGCCCCGCCGAGCAGCAGCCCGAGCGCGATCGCCCAGGGCAGGCTGTACAGCCGGCGGGCGATCCGCCAGATCACCACGATGACGGCCGAGGCGATCATGGTGAAGACGACGGTGAGCGCCTGCCCCATGCCGAAGGCGGCGCCGGAGTTGCGGATCACCTGGAAGGTCACCACGTCACCGATCACCTTGATCGCCGCGTGGTTCTCCAGCCGGGCCACGACCAGCAGCTTGCTGCCGAAGTCGATCAGGAAGGCGAGCAGCGCGACCACCAGCAGCACGCCGATCCGCCGGCGCCCCTTCGGCGCGTCCCGATCCGGTTCCGCGCCGCCCAGGGCGGTGGCACCCGCCGGGGCGGGGCCGACCGCGGCGACGCCGACCGCCGTGGAACCGGTGGCGGGGCCGCCGGTCGCGCCGGGCTCGGTCACGGTCACCGCCACGGCTTCGGCGGGCGTCGGGACGGACTCGTCCCGCGTCTGGGGGGAACCTTGCGTACTGATGATCCGCTCCGCTGCCGTGACGTGGGTGGGCCGGGGAACGCCCGACCATCCGACAGATCAGGCGACGTTACGGGGTCGAGCCTACGGCAAGCCCGACCCCCCGCGTCGCCCCGGTCAGCGGCGTTCCTGCTTGGCCTTGCACTGGACGCAGAGCGTCGCCCGCGGGAAGGCCTGCATCCTCGCCTTGCCGATGGCCTGGCCGCAGGACTCGCAGGTCCCGAAGCCGACGCCCTCCAGTCGGACCAGCGCGTGCTCGGTCTGGGCGAGGCTGTCCCGGGCGTTGTTGGCCAGCGCGAGCTCGCTCTCCCGGGAGATGTTCTTCGTGCCGGCGTCCACCTGGTCGTCGCCGGCGCCGTCGTTGGAGTCGCGCATCAGGCCGGTGATGGCGGCCTCGGCCGCGTCGATCTCGTGCTGCAGCCGCTCCAGCTCGCTGATCAGCTCGGCGTGCAGCTCGTGCACCTCCTCCGAGGTCCACGGGTCCTCGCCGGGGCGCACCGGCAGCTCCGCCGGATCGACCGACTCGGCGCCGCCGCCGGCCCGGACGGCCCCGTTCTGGGCCGGGGTGCGGGTGCGGCCGGGGGCCACGAGAGCGGTTTCGGTGGTGTTCTTTCGCCGTGCGGTAGTGGTCACGGTCCCCTCCCCTGGATCGCCTGCCACGGCCTTGCGTGTCCGCTTGGTGGCGGTACCCGCGCCGGTTGCCTTCTCAGCCATGGCTTCGACCCCATCTACGAACGAATCGAGCCGCCGGTTCCCGGCGGCCTCCAGTGCCGGAACGATAATCCCGATCAAAAACGGTCACAACATGACATACCGACGCCTCACAATGATCCCACCCGGGCAGCCGTCACAGGCGCCACGCCCATGCGCCGACCAGAGTTGTGCCCCGTACACCCCCGCCTAACCGCCCCCGGACGCCGTACCGGAAGCCGTGCTCCCGGCCGCCGCCGGAGCCCCTCCGCCCCGGCCCCCGCCCGGCCCCGCGACAGGCCCCGAGGCAGGCCCCCCGGGCGCCTCCCGCCCGGCCCCGGCCGGCGGGCCCGAAACGACTTGCGCCGGGCCGATACACTGAGCCTGCAAGGCGCAGATGGGGACGAGTACCGCAGTACGCAGCCACCAGCGACCCGGGGACGGTGCGAGCCCGGGGGTGTGCACGGCGCGAAGATCACCCCGGAGCCGCCGGAAGAAAGGCCCGCGATTCCCGTCGCACCGGCCCGGTAGACCCGGCAGCAAGCCCAAACAAGAGGGCCGCACGCAGTACCGCGGCCAAGGAGGGTGGTACCGCGGGGCGGCATGCCGTCTCGTCCCTCCGTCGGATCCCGTCCACGCATCCGCCGGAGGTAGACGCCCGCGATGAGTACCTACAATTCCGTCCCCGCCCAGGTCGACCTGCCCGCCCTCGAACACCGGATCCTGTCCTTCTGGCAGGACAACAAGGTCTTCCAGCGCAGCCTGGAGCAGTCCGAGGGCCGCCCCGAGTGGGTCTTCTACGAGGGCCCGCCCACCGCCAACGGCATGCCCGGGGCCCACCACATCGAGGCCCGCGTCTTCAAGGACGTCTTCCCCCGCTACCGGACGATGAAGGGCTACCACGTCGCCCGCAAGGCCGGCTGGGACTGTCACGGCCTCCCGGTCGAGCTGGCCGTCGAGAAGGAGCTGGGCTTCTCCGGCAAGCAGGACATCGAGGCGTACGGGATCGCCGAGTTCAACGCGAAGTGCCGCGAGTCGGTGACCCGCCACACCGACGCCTTCACCGAGCTCACCACCCGCATGGGCTACTGGGTCGACCTGGACCAGGCCTACCGCACCATGGACCCGTCCTACGTGCAGTCCGTCTGGTGGTCGCTCAAGCAGATCTTCGACAAGGGCCTGCTGGTCCAGGACCACCGGGTCGCCCCCTGGTGCCCGCGCTGCGGCACCGGCCTCTCCGACCACGAGCTGGCACAGGGCTACGAGACCGTCGTCGACCCCTCGGTCTTCGTCCGCTTCCCGCTGACCAGCGGCCCGCTGGCCGGCCGCGCCGCCCTGCTGGTCTGGACCACCACCCCGTGGACCCTGGTCTCCAACACCGCCGCCGCCGTCCACCCCGAGGTCACCTACGTGGTGGCCACCGACGGCACCGAGCAGTTGGTGGTCGCCGAGCCGCTGCTGGCCAAGGCCCTCGGCGAGGGTTGGGAGCCGACCGGCGAGTCCTTCACCGGCGCCGAGATGGAGCGCTGGGCCTACCGCCGCCCGTTCGACCTGGTCGAGATCGAGGACGCGCACTACGTCCTCAACGCCGACTACGTCACCACCGAGGACGGCACCGGCATCGTCCACCAGTCGCCCGCCTTCGGCGCGGACGACCTCGCCACCTGCCGCCGCTACGGCCTGCCGGTGGTCAACCCGGTGCTGGCCGACGGCACCTTCGCCCCCGAGGTCCCCCTGGTGGGCGGCCAGTTCTTCAAGAAGGCCGACGAGGCGCTGGTCGCCGATCTGAAGGAGCGCGGCCTCCTCTTCCGCCACCTCCCGTACGAGCACAGCTACCCGCACTGCTGGCGCTGCCACACCGCGCTGCTCTACTACGCGCAGCCGTCCTGGTACATCCGGACCACCGCCGTCAAGGACGCCCTGGTCCGCGAGAACGAGGCCACCAACTGGTACCCGGAGAACGTGAAGCACGGCCGCTTCGGCGACTGGCTGAACAACAACATCGACTGGGCGCTCAGCCGCAACCGCTACTGGGGCACCCCGCTGCCGATCTGGCGCTGCGAGGAGGGCCACCTCACCTGCGTCGGCTCGCTGGCCGAGCTCTCCGAGCTGACCGGCACCGACCAGAGCGGCCTCGACCCGCACCGCCCGTACATCGACGAGGTCACCTTCGCCTGCCGTGACTGCGGCGGCACCTCGACCCGGGTGCCCGAGGTGATCGACGCCTGGTACGACTCGGGCTCGATGCCGTTCGCCCAGTACGGGTACCCGTACCAGAACAAGGAGCTGTTCGAGCAGCGCTACCCGGCGCAGTTCATCTCCGAGGCGATCGACCAGACCCGCGGCTGGTTCTACACGCTGATGGCGGTCGGCACCCTGGTGTTCGACAAGAGCGCGTACGAGAACGTCGTCTGCCTGGGCCACATCCTGGCCGAGGACGGCCGCAAGATGTCCAAGCACCTGGGCAACATCCTGCAGCCGATCCCGCTGATGGACCAGCACGGCGCCGACGCCGTCCGCTGGTTCATGGCCGCCGGCGGCTCGCCCTGGTCGGCCCGCCGGGTCGGCCACGGCACCATCCAGGAGGTGGTCCGCAAGACCCTCCTCACCTACTGGAACACCGTCGCCTTCCAGGCCCTGTACGCCCGCACCTCCGGCTGGGCCCCGTCCGCGAGCGACCCGGCCCCGGCCGACCGCCCGCAGCTGGACCGCTGGGTGCTCTCCGAGCTCAACACCCTGGTCCGGGAGGTCGACGCGGCCTTCCAGGCGTACGACACCCAGCGCGCCGGCAAGCTGCTCTCCGGCTTCGTCGACGACCTCTCCAACTGGTACGTGCGCCGCGGGCGCCGCCGCTTCTGGCAGGGCGACGCCGCCGCGCTCGCCACCCTGCACGAGGCGCTGGAGACGGTCACCCGCCTGATGGCCCCGCTCACCCCGTTCATCACCGAGCAGGTCTGGCAGGACCTGGTGGTCCCGGTCGTCCCGGACGCCCCGGCCTCGGTCCACCTGGCCACCTGGCCGGAGGCGGACGAGTCGCTGGTCGACGCCGACCTGTCCCGCCACATGGCGCTGGTCCGCCGCCTGGTGGAGCTGGGCCGGGCGACCCGCGCCGAGTCCGGCGTGAAGACCCGTCAGCCGCTCTCCCGCGCGCTGGTCGCCGCCCAGGGCTGGGAGGAGCTGCCCGCCGACCTGCGGGCGCAGATCGCGGAGGAGCTCAACGTCGCGACCCTGGAGTCGCTGGCCGGGGTCGGGGGTTCGCTGGTCGACACCACCGCCAAGGCCAACTTCCGCGCGCTGGGCAAGCGCTTCGGCAAGGGCGTGCAGGACGTCGCCAAGGCGGTCGCCGCCGCCGACGCCGCCGTGCTCGCCGCCGAGCTGCGCGCCGGGGGCACCACCTCGGTCGAGCTGAACGGCGAGACCGTCGCGCTCTCCCCCGACGAGGTGATCATCACCGAGACGCCGCGGGAGGGCTGGGCCGTCGCCAACGAGTCCGGCGCCACCGTCGCCCTCGACCTGGCGATCACCCCCGAGCTGAAGCGCCTCGGCATCGCCCGTGACGCGATCCGCCAGATCCAGGAGGCCCGCAAGAACTCCGGTCTGGACGTCGCCGACCGGATCGTCCTGCGCTGGCGCGCCACCGACGACGAGACCGCCGAGGCGATCGCCGAGCACGGCGCCCTCGTCGCCGAGGAGGTCCTCGCCACCGACTTCGCCGCCGGCGCCGCCGACTGGCAGTCGGACTCCTTCTCGGACGACTCGCTCGGCCTCGTCTTCCAGCTCCGGAAGGCCTGACCGGACCGCCCGGAGCCGCCGTCACCCCGCCCGGGGTGGCGGCGGCTCCGTCGTTCCCCCGCCCCTCCCCCCGGCTCCGCGCACGTCCGGCCGCGGCACGCGGAACAGCGGAAAGCGGTCCTACGGAAAGCAGAACGCCCCCGCCGTGGCCCGGAGGTCACGGCGGGGGCGCTGCTGACGTTCGGCTGCCGCCTAGTTGTCGCCGTCCTCGTCGATCAGGAACCCGCGCATCGGCGCCGGCGCCTGCTGCATCGGCTGCGGAGGCTGCGGACGGACGGCCGCCATCGGCTGGGTCATCCCGGCCGGCTGCATCTGCGGGGCACCCGAGTTGCCGCCCGAGGCCTGCCCGCCGAAGCTCGGCGCGCCGGAGTTCCCGCCGAACGAGCCCTGCCCGCCGAAGGAGGGCTGGTTCCCGCCGAAGGACGGCTGGCTGCCACCGAAGCTCGGCGACGGGCTCATCGCACCCGCACCGGCCGGGGCCATCGACGACGCGGCCGGCGGCAGCGACGCGGTGGCCGGGATCCGCGGCGGAGCGAGCGAGTCGTCCGCCTGGGACTCCAGCTGGCGCAGCTGGGTCTCCAGGTACGACTTCAGACGCGTGCGGTACTCACGCTCGAACGCCCGCAGGTCCTCGACCTTGCGCTCCAGCGTGGCACGGGCGGACTCCAGCGAGCCCATCGCGACGCGGTGCTTCTCCTGCGCGTCCCGCTCCAGCGCGTCGGCCTTGGCGCGGGCGTCCCGCTCCAGGCCCTCGGCCCGGCTGCGCGCCTCGCCGACGATCTTGTTGGCCTCGGAACGGGCCTCCGAGATCGCCTGGTCGGCGGTCTGCTGGGCGAGCGCCAGAACACGGGCGGCGCTGTCGCCACCGGGGCTCTGCTGCTGCTGCATCGGGGCGCCCATCGGGCCGCCCATCTGCTGCGGGCCGCCCATGGGGCCGCCCATCTGCTGCATCTGCTGCTGGCCCATGCCCTGGCCCATGGGGTTGCCCATGCCCTGCGGGCCGCCGGGGCCGCCCATCGGCTGGAGCATCTGACCGCCCATCGGCTGGACCAGCTGCTGCTGGCCGCCCATGGTCTGGCCCATCTGCTGCTGCTGCTGCGGGCCGCCGGGGCCCATCGGGCCGCCCTGGCCGGAGGGGAGCTGCGGGGCACCGGACGGCAGGCCGAGCGGCTGGTTGCCCATCTGCTGCTGCTGCGGGCCACCCATCTGCTGCTGCTGACCGCCGGGGCCACCCATCTGCTGCGGGCCGCCGGGGCCGCCCTGCTGGCCGGGGACCGGCGGGCCGGATATGGCGGCCGGCACCGGGGCGCCGGAGCGCGCGTCCTGCGGCGGCTCCTTGCGCATGTTGGCCTGGTTCTGCGCGGCGGCACGGGTCGCGGCGGCCAGCTTGGCGCGCAGGTCCTCGTTCTCGCGGAGAAGTCGGGTCAGCTCCGCCTCGACCTCGTCGAGGAAGGCATCGACCTCGTCCTCGTCATAGCCTTCGCGCAGGCGGACGGTCGTGAACTGCTTGTTCCGAACGTCCTCGGGGGTCAATGGCATCTCTTCACCTCAACGTGATCGTCGGCACACCGGCATCCTGTCGCATCGCTCACCTACGACTAGGGCCGCACAAGCGAGATCAGGACATACACAATGATCATCAGTACGAAGAAGGACAGGTCGAGCGCCACGCCCCCGAGACGCAGCGGCGGAATGAACCGCCGCAGAAGCTTGAGCGGCGGATCCGTGACAGTGTACGTGGCCTCCAGGACCAGGACCATGGCCTTGCCGGGCCGCCACGAACGCGCGAACTGGAAGACCCAGTCCATCACCAGCCGCACGAGCAGGAACACCAGGAAGACGGTCAGTGCGTAATAGAGCACCGCCCACACGATCTCCATCGCGCTTCCCTCTCCCCGGTTCTTCGGCCTTGGGGCCGCTCGCCTGTCGCTAACTCACTGTCGATCAGATCCACACGTAAAGTCGTGGCCGGGTCAGCTCTGGTTGAAGAACCCACCCTCGGCGATCCGAGCCTTGTCCTCCGCCGTGACATCGACGTTAGCAGGAGACAGGAGGAACACCTTCTGCGTCACGCGCTCGATACTGCCGTGCAGACCGAAGACGAGTCCAGCGGCGAAGTCTACGAGCCGCTTGGCATCGGTGTCGTCCATCTCGGTGAGATTCATGATCACAGGGGTGCCGCCACGGAACTGTTCCCCGATGGTACGGGCCTCGTTGTAGGTCCTCGGGTGCAGCGTGGTGATGCGGTAGGGCTCTCGTTCGTTCACTACCTTGGGCATGATCACCGGGGCGCTCTTCTCCAGGTTGTGGCGGCGTTCGGGTGTGATGGACGACACTGGGGCCATCCTCGGAGTCTCCTGGCGGATCGGGACCGCGGCCGGCACCGGCTGCGGCGCGATCGAGGGGACCGGAGCGGGGGTCGCGGCGGCCGGCCGCGGGATGTCCTCGGTCCGTCCGGTCCGAATCGGCTCGGGGTCCGCGTCGTAGTCGTCGTCGGGGTCGTACCCCTGACCGTCGTACGTCTCGTCCTCCACGAGGCCGAGGTAGACCGCCATCTTGCGCATTGCGCCGGCCATGCTCCTGTCTCCTCCGCTTGTGGTGGACCGGCTCCGTCCCGGCGGCCGGGCCGTACGACCCCGCCTGCGGATTCCGCGGTCCGCCCACGACGTTCCGTCAGGCCGACGGCCGGTCAGAAATCGTGGATGAGGGCCGCGGAGCTGCGATCCACGGTTGGCTAGCGCTCAGATAAGCTGCTAGCTTCTGTCCTATTTTGTCCTGCAGTCTGATCTACTACCCGGTGACGTTACCTGAGGGGTGACCGCACTCCGAGTACCGCCGTTCCGACGCGCACGTGTGTCGCTCCGGCGGCAATGGCCTGCTCCAGATCGCCGCTCATCCCTGCGGAGACCATGGTGGCAGCAGGATGGGCCGTCCGTACGGCGCTTGCGATTTCCGCCAGCCGATCGAAGGCGCGGGCCGGGTCCCCGGCCAGCGGTCCGGCGAGCGGGGCGACCGTCATCACACCGTCCAGCCGCAGGCCGGGCGTGTCGGCGATGGCGTCCGCCATCGCCGGGACGTCCGCCGGGGCGACCCCGGCGCGGTGCCCGCCCTCGCCGTCCTCCTTGTCCAGGGCGACCTGCACCAGGCAGCCCAGCTCGGGCCGGTCCCCCTTGAGCACCGCCGCACCCAGCGACTCCACCAGCCTGAGCCGGTCCACCGAGTGCACGTGGTTCGCGTACCGGACGACCGAGCGGACCTTGTTGGTCTGGAGCTGGCCGACGAAGTGCCAGTCGAGTGGAAGGTTTCTGCACTGCTCCGCCTTGGGCGCCGCGTCCTGGTCGCGGTTCTCGGCGACGTCGGTGACGCCCAGTCCGGCCAGCAGTGCGGTGTCCTCGGCCGGGTAGGTCTTGGTGACCACGATCAGCCGGACCTCCCCGCGGGCCCGTCCGGCCGCGGCGCAGGCGTCGGCGATCCGCCGCTCGACGACCTCCAGGTTGGTCCCCAGCTGTTCGTACCGGGCGCGTTGCCCCTCCGTCAGCGCCGCCGACCAGCTCGCGTCGGGGAAACCGGCGGTGCTTCCCGGGAACGGTCCGTAGATGTCGTTCGTCATCAGAGATCAGAGCCCAACCAGACGTAGCTCGCGAGCCGGCCCGTGCGCTGCTCGCGACGATAGGAGTAGTGATCGGCGGATTCGAGGGTGCAGACAGATGATCGCACCAACTCGGTGACTCCCGCAGCAGCCAATTGGGCCGCCACTCCGTTCGGCACGTCCAGTGCCGGGGTTCCCCACGAGGTCTCGGCGTACGCGGCGGGCACCCGCTCCGCGACCTCCGCGCGCAACTGCGCGGGCACCTCGTAACAGCGGCCGCAGACCGCGGGACCGGTCGCCGCGGTGATCCGCCCGGGCTCGGCGCCCAGCTCCAGCATCGCCCGCACCACCGCGGGCACCACTCCGGCCGCGAGTCCCGGCCGGCCCGCGTGGGCCGCCCCGACCACACCCGCCACCGGGTCGGCCAGCAGCACCGGGGTGCAGTCCGCGGTCAGGACCGCCAGCGCCAGCGGCCGGTCGCTGA from Kitasatospora sp. NBC_00458 includes:
- the lspA gene encoding signal peptidase II yields the protein MISTQGSPQTRDESVPTPAEAVAVTVTEPGATGGPATGSTAVGVAAVGPAPAGATALGGAEPDRDAPKGRRRIGVLLVVALLAFLIDFGSKLLVVARLENHAAIKVIGDVVTFQVIRNSGAAFGMGQALTVVFTMIASAVIVVIWRIARRLYSLPWAIALGLLLGGALGNLTDRLFRSPGVFRGHVVDFISVQHFAVFNLADSAIVCGGILVVLLSFRGSNPDGTVHQQAEKGSKGDPAE
- a CDS encoding TraR/DksA family transcriptional regulator, with protein sequence MTTTARRKNTTETALVAPGRTRTPAQNGAVRAGGGAESVDPAELPVRPGEDPWTSEEVHELHAELISELERLQHEIDAAEAAITGLMRDSNDGAGDDQVDAGTKNISRESELALANNARDSLAQTEHALVRLEGVGFGTCESCGQAIGKARMQAFPRATLCVQCKAKQERR
- the ileS gene encoding isoleucine--tRNA ligase translates to MSTYNSVPAQVDLPALEHRILSFWQDNKVFQRSLEQSEGRPEWVFYEGPPTANGMPGAHHIEARVFKDVFPRYRTMKGYHVARKAGWDCHGLPVELAVEKELGFSGKQDIEAYGIAEFNAKCRESVTRHTDAFTELTTRMGYWVDLDQAYRTMDPSYVQSVWWSLKQIFDKGLLVQDHRVAPWCPRCGTGLSDHELAQGYETVVDPSVFVRFPLTSGPLAGRAALLVWTTTPWTLVSNTAAAVHPEVTYVVATDGTEQLVVAEPLLAKALGEGWEPTGESFTGAEMERWAYRRPFDLVEIEDAHYVLNADYVTTEDGTGIVHQSPAFGADDLATCRRYGLPVVNPVLADGTFAPEVPLVGGQFFKKADEALVADLKERGLLFRHLPYEHSYPHCWRCHTALLYYAQPSWYIRTTAVKDALVRENEATNWYPENVKHGRFGDWLNNNIDWALSRNRYWGTPLPIWRCEEGHLTCVGSLAELSELTGTDQSGLDPHRPYIDEVTFACRDCGGTSTRVPEVIDAWYDSGSMPFAQYGYPYQNKELFEQRYPAQFISEAIDQTRGWFYTLMAVGTLVFDKSAYENVVCLGHILAEDGRKMSKHLGNILQPIPLMDQHGADAVRWFMAAGGSPWSARRVGHGTIQEVVRKTLLTYWNTVAFQALYARTSGWAPSASDPAPADRPQLDRWVLSELNTLVREVDAAFQAYDTQRAGKLLSGFVDDLSNWYVRRGRRRFWQGDAAALATLHEALETVTRLMAPLTPFITEQVWQDLVVPVVPDAPASVHLATWPEADESLVDADLSRHMALVRRLVELGRATRAESGVKTRQPLSRALVAAQGWEELPADLRAQIAEELNVATLESLAGVGGSLVDTTAKANFRALGKRFGKGVQDVAKAVAAADAAVLAAELRAGGTTSVELNGETVALSPDEVIITETPREGWAVANESGATVALDLAITPELKRLGIARDAIRQIQEARKNSGLDVADRIVLRWRATDDETAEAIAEHGALVAEEVLATDFAAGAADWQSDSFSDDSLGLVFQLRKA
- a CDS encoding DivIVA domain-containing protein; this encodes MPLTPEDVRNKQFTTVRLREGYDEDEVDAFLDEVEAELTRLLRENEDLRAKLAAATRAAAQNQANMRKEPPQDARSGAPVPAAISGPPVPGQQGGPGGPQQMGGPGGQQQQMGGPQQQQMGNQPLGLPSGAPQLPSGQGGPMGPGGPQQQQQMGQTMGGQQQLVQPMGGQMLQPMGGPGGPQGMGNPMGQGMGQQQMQQMGGPMGGPQQMGGPMGAPMQQQQSPGGDSAARVLALAQQTADQAISEARSEANKIVGEARSRAEGLERDARAKADALERDAQEKHRVAMGSLESARATLERKVEDLRAFEREYRTRLKSYLETQLRQLESQADDSLAPPRIPATASLPPAASSMAPAGAGAMSPSPSFGGSQPSFGGNQPSFGGQGSFGGNSGAPSFGGQASGGNSGAPQMQPAGMTQPMAAVRPQPPQPMQQAPAPMRGFLIDEDGDN
- a CDS encoding YggT family protein; its protein translation is MEIVWAVLYYALTVFLVFLLVRLVMDWVFQFARSWRPGKAMVLVLEATYTVTDPPLKLLRRFIPPLRLGGVALDLSFFVLMIIVYVLISLVRP
- a CDS encoding cell division protein SepF — its product is MAGAMRKMAVYLGLVEDETYDGQGYDPDDDYDADPEPIRTGRTEDIPRPAAATPAPVPSIAPQPVPAAVPIRQETPRMAPVSSITPERRHNLEKSAPVIMPKVVNEREPYRITTLHPRTYNEARTIGEQFRGGTPVIMNLTEMDDTDAKRLVDFAAGLVFGLHGSIERVTQKVFLLSPANVDVTAEDKARIAEGGFFNQS
- a CDS encoding YggS family pyridoxal phosphate-dependent enzyme, with the protein product MTNDIYGPFPGSTAGFPDASWSAALTEGQRARYEQLGTNLEVVERRIADACAAAGRARGEVRLIVVTKTYPAEDTALLAGLGVTDVAENRDQDAAPKAEQCRNLPLDWHFVGQLQTNKVRSVVRYANHVHSVDRLRLVESLGAAVLKGDRPELGCLVQVALDKEDGEGGHRAGVAPADVPAMADAIADTPGLRLDGVMTVAPLAGPLAGDPARAFDRLAEIASAVRTAHPAATMVSAGMSGDLEQAIAAGATHVRVGTAVLGVRSPLR
- the pgeF gene encoding peptidoglycan editing factor PgeF, with product MIDRVVRDGAHFAFTTRWGGVSTSPYGELNLGGAVGDDPAAVRENRAVAARSLGLDPADVVWMNQVHGADVAVVTGRQPEGEAPAVDAVVSDRPLALAVLTADCTPVLLADPVAGVVGAAHAGRPGLAAGVVPAVVRAMLELGAEPGRITAATGPAVCGRCYEVPAQLRAEVAERVPAAYAETSWGTPALDVPNGVAAQLAAAGVTELVRSSVCTLESADHYSYRREQRTGRLASYVWLGSDL